CGGGCCAATTTGACCAGCGTCTCCATGGCGAGCGCCGTATAGGATGGCCGCGCGGCTTTTTTCGCGGGGGCACCCGTTTCGCGAACGAACGGTGGGCAGGCATGGAACCACACGGGATTCTTCATCGCCGGCTCATACCCGAGCCCTTTCTTCGTAATGATATGGAGAAGGACCGGTCCCCTCATTTTCAGCACATTCTCAAGCGTTGGAAGAAGATGCTCGAAGTTGTGTCCATCGATAGGACCACTGTACTGAAACCCAAGCTCCTCGAACAGCAATCCAGGAAGAATCACGCCTTTTGCTAGCTCTTCAGCACGACGGGCGAGCTTTTGCATATCACTACCAATATGAGGAATCTTACCCAGCAGCTGCCCCGTTTCTTCACGCATCTTCCCGTAAAACTCGCCTGTAATCGTTCGGCTCAAGTACGCGGAGATCGCCCCGACATTTTTTGAGATCGACATCTGATTGTCGTTGAGGATCACGAGGAAATCTTTTCCGAGCCCTCCGGCATGGTGCAGACCCTCGAGCGTCATACCGGCCGTCATCGCCCCGTCACCGACGACACACACGACTTTATGCTTTTGCTTCAACTGTTCACGGGCTTCCACCATACCGAAGGCAGCCGACACCCCAGTCCCGGCATGTCCGGCATTGAATGTGTCGTATTCACTTTCCTCCCGTTTACAGAACCCGCTCAGTCCTCCATATTGGCGAAGCGTATGGAACTGTTCTCGGCGACCGGTCAGTAGTTTATGTGTATAAGACTGGTTACTCGTGTCCCACACAATCTTGTCGGTCGGCGTATCGAGGAGATACTGCAGCGCGACTGTGAGCTCAACGACTCCCAAATTTGAAGCCAGGTGTCCACCGACACTGGAGACCGCGCCGATAATCTGTTCACGAATCTCTTGGCACAACGCTGGGAAGCGGTCGGGAGATAGTCGTTTCAGATCAGCCGGACTATGGATCTTCTTCAAGATGGACATGGATACTCTCCTTCGTTTGTCTACCATTGACGCTGACCGCCTTTGGCAGGAATACGCTCTCCCTGGCATGATCCAGGAGCGATTTTGGGTGAAGTTTCACACAGAAACTACATGAAGTCAAGTACTTACGAAAGGTACACGGAGATCAGAAATCACTCACGGCGCCAGTGGCACGAACCCTGATTGAGTCGTCGATCTCTCCCAGCTCATAGCGGACCGGGTGCCCAAAAATCCTCGAACTTCGTGCTCCCACCGTTCAGGAGAGGCTTCACGCACAATACAGTCGTGGCACTACATCTCAACCGGCAGGAACCTTGCCAGATGCCATGTTGAGCCTCCCTCAGACTATTCAGATTCGATCACATGCACACTGTGCTCGCCCTATGTATGGGAGCGAGAAGAGTTTTGCCCCAGGCTTGTTAATATGGGAAATCGAGTCCAGCAAAAATGGCTCCCCCTTCCTTGCTAAAGCCATAGTCGATTCGTCCCACGACATTCGGACGAATAATTCCCCGAAACCCAATGCCCGGTGTAATGCGATAGTCTTTGAAGCTGACGTTCTTGAACGAGTTGAACACCTGCCCCGTATCGATAAACGGGGCAATCTCAAAATCGGCCATAACCCCGGCAAGACGCGCTCGCAGGATATGAATTCGCTCTTCGACACTGAACGCGATCATCTGCTTGTCGATGTATCGATCCACGCCAAAACCACGCAACGAATTCTGTCCACCGAGCGAGCTTTGCTCGAAAAATGGCACATCCGTCCCGATCGTCGCTTGTAGTTCCCCGTGAATGACCAAAATGGCCCGTTTGGATTCACTGGCAAACATTTTCTTCACATCAAGCCCATACCGCGAATAGAGCGGATGCTCGCCGTTTTTGAAGTTATAATTCAGCTCGGCATAAGCCGTCACCGCCATCCCATCGGTCGGTGTCACGAGATTGTTCCGAGTATCGTAATGGAAGCTGATCCGTTGACCAAGGACGGTTGCGCCATCGACACCCGGAGCGTTTGGGAAATTTGAGCCTGAAAAAGGAAGATCCGTCGCCCCTTCCTGGATCGATTGCATATGGCGAAGTCGTTGGCTCACGGCGACCTGTGTCACTTCGTTGGCATAGACACCAAATTTCCAGTTCAATCTTGTTTCGGATGCCGTATAATTCGTCTCGTCATTTTGCCGCGTTGTCGGCCCGACCCCAAAAAAGCGCACCGTGGCGTTTTTGAAATGCGTCGCACTGAAGCCAATACTATATCGGCCGTCACTAAAACCTGGATCGACATAGCTTAACAAAAACTTCCTCTCGATCCGCTCAGTCCACGAAGCGATTCCCCGCAGCTCCTTTCCTCCCGGCTCATAGCGAAACAAATTGACGGTGCCGCGCGTCCCAACGATCGAGTTGTAGACCACCATCGGGGCAACAAGATACTTCAAATCCCCATCCGGCCCGGTAAAGAGAGCCGGCACGATCATCCCGATATCGTTGCCGTCGTTTTTGCTGCTGCTGACGGCAGGGATCGGGAAGAGCTTGACTTCGGCCTGAAGCTCGCCGGGAGCCGCAAGGCACAGGGCTACGAACAAGATAAGAGCAAGGCCGACCGCAAGGCTACGCATACACGTCGTCATCACGTCAGAACCGGGGTGCTATGGTGCCTTGAGCTTGTCTGATTTCTTGCGAAGCTGTTCGACGAGATCCGTGTAGGAAGCGGCACGAAGAATTTTCGTAAACTGCCCACGGTAGTTATTCACCAGGCTGACGTTGTCTACGACGACATCGTACACCCGCCACTCGTCAGCCTTATTGACGAGTCGATAATCCAAAGGAATTTCGGTTTTCCCCGATAGCACCTTTGTCCGGACTTCGGCGTACTCTTTCTCCGTACGCTCATGGAGATACTCCACGCCCTCGCCGGAATAGGTCTCGATCTTATCCGCATACGAATTCGTCAACAACGTTCGAAATAGATCGACGAACTCCTGCTTCTGTTGGTCTGTCAGTTGATTCCAGGGAGCCCCTAGTGCCCGCCGAGACATTTCAGCATAATCAAATCGTGCCGCCACCACGGTTTCGAGCATGTGTCGACGCGCGTCGACCTTCCCCGGCTGTTTGAGCTCTTTATCCCGTACGATCCGGAGCACTTCATCAATAGTTGCCTTCATCGCGACCGTGGGATCCCCCGCAATACTTTGGGTAGGTACTGCCACAATCACCGCCGCCATGAGCAAGAATCCCACGGCTGACCGACGAAACACGCCTCCACTGTTCCAACACTTCCCCATCACCATACCCCACCTACTCCCTTTGACTCGATGGCTTCTTCCGCAGTGCGCAAATACGTGAACTCGAACTAATTGACTTTCCCATGCACGTATTGGCTCACCAATTCCTCCAAGTCGAGGCCGGACTCCGTATCTCGGATGGTCTCGCCCGGCTTCAACGGATCGCCTCCTCCACCCGGCGACAGGGACAGGTATTTTTCTCCGATGATCCCTCGCGTCTTGATCGAGGCTATGGTATCGGAATACAGCTTCGTCCCATTGTGCACCCCCAATCGCACGAGTGCCCGATCCTCCTTGAGGCTGATCGCCTTGACCCGCCCGACTTCAACGCCCGCGATTTCCACAGCCGCTCCGGATTTCAGTCCTGTCGCGGAATTGAATAGCGCATCAACCTCATAGAGATCTCCCCCTATCAGTTCCAATTTCCCCAGCTTGACGGAGAGATACCCCAACGAGATGATCCCTATCAATACGAATATGCCGACAACCATCTCCAGCTTGGCCTTCTCCATCATGATACTCCTTTAGCCTCTGAAGCCTGCGCGTGCATCAGCACCGTCCCTCCCACCGAAATAAATTCCTTGATTTCCGGGTCAGTGGTTCGTTGGAACTCAGAGGGCTCGGCCATCGCCGCGATCTTCCCCTGTTTCAAGATCGCCACGTAATCAGAGATCCCAAAGATTTCTGGAATTTCATGGCTCACCATCACAGCGGTAAACCGAAACTTTCGCTGCATGCTCGTAATCAAGTCATGAATCGACTTGGCCATGAGCGGATCAAGCCCCGTTGTCGGCTCATCGAACAGCATGATCTCGGGCTGCATGACCAACGCCCGTGCCAACCCTGCGCGCTTACGCATGCCTCCGCTCAATTCTGCCGGAAATTTATGTCCCATCCCGGTCAAGCCGACTTGATCGAGTTTTTCCTCAACCCGGTTGGTCACCTCAGGCCCTTTCAATCGGAGCTTTTCCCGGAGAGGGAAGGCGACATTTTCGAAGACCGTCAGTGAGTCGAACAACGCCGCGCCCTGGAACAACATTGCAAATCGCTTGCGCACCTCATTCAGCGCATGCCCGCGAAGCCGGGAAATTTCGACGTCATCGACCCACACCTCGCCGGAATCAGGCTGGAGCAAACCGATCATGTGTTTCAGCAGCACACTCTTGCCCTCTCCACTGCGCCCGATGATCGTCGTGAGTTTTCCTTCCGGCACGGCAAGATCGACGCCCCTCAATACCTGCTGCCCACCTAGTGTCTTCGTCACCCCGACAAGCTTCAACATGATTACAGATTAAAGAGGAGGGCGGTCAAAAAATAGTCCCACACGAGAATCAGGACCGACGAGAGTACGACCGCTTCAGTCGTAGCGTTCCCCAGGCCCTCTGCACTCATTTTGGTAAAGAACCCCTTATAACAACAAACCCAGCTGATAATCAGCCCAAAACTGATGGATTTCAGGATGCCCCCATAGACATCTTTCCACTCAACCGCAGACTCTATGGAATTCCAATAGGTCCCGGCATTCACGCCAAGCAGCTCCACTCCCACGACATGGCCACCGTAAATTCCCACGACATCAAAAATAGCGACCAGGAGCGGCACGCCGATCAACCCTGCAACCAATTTTGGCGCAATCAAGTATTGAAGCGGATTGACCGCCATGGTATCGAGCGCATCGATCTGTTCCGTGATCCGCATGATTCCGATCTCCGCCGTCATGGCTGACCCGGCTCTCGCCGTCACCATCAACGCTGCCAACACCGGCCCCAGCTCACGAATCATGCTGACCGCCACAGCTGCTCCAAGCAACCCCTCCGATCCGAACTTCCGCAACGTATGATACCCCTGCAGCGCCAGCACCATACCCGTGAAGGTTGCCGTCAACACAACGACGAATGTCGATTTATAGCCGATGAAATGGAGTTGTTTAACGGTTTGAATGGCTCGAAACGGGGGACGTGCCAACCAGCCGAAGGCCGACAGCACGAAGATCAGCATCCGACCCATTTCAGCCACAGATGTGAGAGCCCAGCGGCCCAGTGCTTCAAGAAATTTCATGGTCACATCGGGGTCGACGCGCGTCCTCGTCCTTGATGAGCCCTCGTTGTCGCATACTGCCTAAAAAAACCGGCCAACACTTCCACCGTGATGATACTCTGCCGACGAAACCGACTTAGCCTTAAGAAGCGCAACGAAGCAGCCGACCTGCTCTAATTCACGTACATGAGAGCTCATTGAGCTCGTACTCCAAGGACTTTCATGGTCACATCGGGGTCGACGCGCGTTCTCGTCCTTGATGAGCCCTCGTCGTCGCATATTGCCTAAAAAAATCGGTCAAGGCTTCCGCTGCGGTGATGCTCTGCCGACGAAGCCGACCAAGCCCCAAGAGACAGGACGGAGCGGCTAGAACAGTCCCAATCCCTTTGAGCCACCCAGTGGGCCTGAGAAAGAGATTGAAGTCAAGCGGAAGATCTTCATCGAGAAGATCCGACACCGTTCGAATAATGATAAATGGCGTACGAACTCGATTTGCTTCGACCGCCAACGCTGCGCTCTCCATATCAAGGCCGATCGCCTGCGTCTTGTCTGCAAACGCTCGTTTTTCCCGAGCAGTCCCGATCACCTGATCAGTTGAGATAAACCGCCCCATGCGCACCGCAGGTATTATGGCCTGAGTGTATCTAACCATACGATCCCGTTCTTCCCCAGGCACACTGATAGGGAGTACGGACTCCGTACCTTCCTCACCACTGTGCACCACCTCATGACCGACTAAGAGCGCACCAATACCTACTGCGATCAGTGCGCAGGCAAATCCCGTGGAGATTATGAGAGAGAAGGACTGGTTATCAAGCAACCGGGCAGCACATTGCCGTGCCTTTTCCGGACCGACACCGGTTTGAACCAGACAATACTCTTGCTCCTCAGCCGCATGCACAAGCGTCTGAATTCCACCGACAGTTCGTTTGACCAGAGGATGGAACGCTGAACGTATGGCTCTCATTTCCCATGGTGTCGCCGCAAAAATAGCGACGCGTGTGCCCGGCTGCCCAATCAAAGACAATGGAGGGAAAAGACCAGCGGGGGTCAATGCTCGGCCCGAGGGAGGTCAGCTCCTTTGAGATGATGGCGCAGTTCATCAGCCCGTGTTTTCCCACGAGAACGCACGTTACGATACATGGCCAACGCCCACAAGGGGAAGTACTGGCAATACCAATGGTACCGAAGGTAAAAGACGCGAGGAAATCCCGTACCGGTATGGGCAATCTCCTGCCATGATCCATCCTTCGTTTGCTGCCGAAGCAGAAACTGTACACCACGCGCCACACTGAAGGAATCAACCGCTCCGGCCGACATCAGGCCCATCAGTGCCCATGCGGTTTGGGATGGCGTACTCTCTCCTTTTCCATGATCATCACCATCGTCTCGATATGAGAGACAGGATTCACCCCACCCGCCGTCAGAATTTTGTTTTGATTCAAGCCACGACACGGCACGGCGAATATAGGGAGCCGAAAGATCCTCACCAATGGCACGCAGACCGGCTAATACGGACCATGTCCCATAGATGTAATTGACACCCCACCGCCCATACCAACTTCCGTCCTTCTCCTGCTCCTTCTTCAGAAAGGCCAGCGCCGGTCCAGCTGATGGGTGGGTCTGGTCATACCCTAGGGCACCGAGCATTTCCAAACACCGTCCAGCAAGATCAGCCGTGCTGGGATCCAACAGCGCCTTGTGGTCGGCAAACGGAATATAGTTGAAGACCACTCGGTTATTGTCTTTGTCATAGGCTCCCCAACCGCCGTCAGAGCCCTGCATAGCCAGGACCCATTGCATGCCACGCCGCATGGATTCGTCCAGCTCACCTTCTTGTTCGGGGATCTTCAATTTTGAGAGCGCCATGATGACAACAGCGGAATCGTCGACATCCGGATAGAGTTCATTCTCAAACTGAAAATACCACCCACCCGGTTCTGCACTCGGTGAGGAGATGATCCAATCCCCTACCGTCTTGGCTTGGCGGGACATCAGGTAGCGGCCTGCCTTTTGGAGCGATGGATGATCCTGCGACACACCAGCCTCGATCAACGCATTGGTCAACAACGCCGTATCCCAAATAGGTGAAAAACACGGCTGCAAATGCACGGTGGAGACGCGCTCACCATCCATCATCGCCGAATCATAGACTTCCAGCTCCTCAATTTCACGCAGGGCTTTGACGACGAGCGGATCATCAGCCTTGTAACCCAAACATTCGAGCGCCATGATGGAGTTCGCCATCGCCGGATAGATCGCGCCGAGCCCCCCAGATCCTTTGATGTGATCCACCATCCAGGCCGCGGCCTTGTGCAATGCCTTTTCCCGTAACGCGCGCATCGGCATACGGTCATACAACTTCAACATCGCGTCCAAAGCGACAAAAAAGTTGTGCGGGGTAAACCAGGCCTGATCCTTATTGAACGGAGGATACTTCCAATATCGCACTTCTTCGCGCGGGACGGAATACAACTCGTCGATCCCCTGATCCCGTGGAATCCGACAGACCGGCCGGTGAGCGAAGACAATCAGTAACGGGATCAAGACCGCCCGTGACCAGTAGGAGATCGCATAGATACTGAAATAGAATTTCTTGGGAAGCAGCATGATCTCCACAGGCATGTGGGGGACCCCTTCCCAATCATACTGCTCGAACAATGCCAGCGTGATTTTCGTAAACACGTTGGCCTGGAGGACTCCGCCCATGGCCAAGATACCTTCCTTGGCCCGAATCATGAACGGTTCATCTGCCGAGACACCGCTCAGCTTCAACGCAAAATAGGCCTTTACCGAAGCGCTGATCTCTGATGGTCCTCCATAATAAATGGGCCATCCTCCATCAGGAAGCTGCATCGACTTGAGATATTGAACCGCCATCTCTTCCCGTTTTGGATCCACCCGATCAAGAAAGCGGCGAAGCATCAGATATTCTGATGTGAGAGTGGTATCGGCTTCCAATTCCGCAACCCAGTAGCCCTCAGCATGTTGGCGGGCAAAGAACCATGATTGGCTCCGCTTGATTGCCTCATCAACCGAATCAGGCTGTCCCACAGCATGACCAATTGGCCGACGACCTGCGGCCGTATCTAAGGCGGGAAGTACGACCGGCTTCTCCGACACCAACCGAAGCGGTGCCACGGGGTTGAACTCCGTTGCGTGATCCAGCCTCCCCGGCGTCCCAGAGAGCAAGCTGTCAGAGAGGCGATTGAAAAGCGCCTTAATGAGGTTCATGAATGGTTAGGACTCAAAACAATAACAATCGGCAGGCAAGAAACCGTCATCTACAACAGGTCTCCTTGTGTGTGTTTGAAAAAACCTACACAAGCACTGCTGCGTTATAACAGACACCTAAAATCGAGTCAAGCGCGAGAGACACAGAAGCGCCCGATGTACCTGCCGGATTCGAATCCTGTAGGTGATTGAGAACAGTATGGTGGCTAGGGTGATGACGAACAGCCTGTTGGAAAGCTATGTTGAGGCACGACGTGGGACCATCCTAGATATTAGAGAGGAACTCACGCGAGTCTGACTGCGGGCTATTTGATATTTTGGAGGGAATCGGCCAGTACAGCCACCGCTCTATATGGATATAATTCTATTAGGACAAGACAATGAGCCTAAATAAGGAACTCTTTTGAAAAACGTGACGTCAAACCGCTGCGGGAGAAACGGATCACCAGATCAAGACGACAGCCAGGAAGATAACGCCCCATAGGACAGCCGATAACTTCAGCCCATTGATCACTCCCATGGCAGGCGCCAAGGGGTGATCATCAAACGCCTCCAGCCTCTCCACATCTTCTCGGCGAACCAGCGTTCCGTCTCTCCTCCCATGTGAAGTACAGAGTGCTTCCAAGATCACCTGAGCACGAACGAAATCGTCGACTGATTGCGGATACGGGAGCCTGACTGGTCCTTGGACAGGTGTCATGATTACCTCCTCGATAGCGGTAACATCTCCCTGTTGCTACACGTACAGAATACCCGAGCCTATCCTCCGCCCATACGAAAACCTTCTTTCTTTCCGGCTGAGGCTGAACGGATATCACCTCTTTTGCGTACAGTAGCAATCGCCCACGCCCAGCCTGCGCTGCACGATCCAAACACACTCCTGCTTGTACCCAACGATGCGTTACGGATGGGAGTCTGCCTTGCCATACACAACTACGCCATCTGTATGGATATCGAGGGATCTCCTCTGTGCCGCTAACGGATTCTTTATGAGCATATGCGGATGAACCGAGTCACGTTCCCATTATGGCTCCTAAGCATCTTCATCATAACACTCACCTCCTGCTCTGTACTCAAGGCAACCGTCTCAACGATCAAAACGTGCTATCGAGTCACTAAGCGCACCGTCAAAGGAACCGTGTGGATCGTACGCGAAACATCTCAATTCACGAAAGAGGCGACCAACCTTGTCTACCACATCGGGAAATTCACCTTTGAAGTTGTACGGGCTCCATTGGACGTTTGCTTGGTCAGGGATGAGCTCCAGACCATTGATGGCCTCCCTGTCACAGAGGCGATTCGGCTCGGACGTGTGAAAACCGCTCCCTATACCGTCAACGGCTCCCGCTATATCCCGATGACGGTGACCAGCGCACAGACCTAGGAGGAAACTGGCTTGGCCTCGTGGTATGGAGAAGAAACCAGACGGTTGCCAGGCGGCTCCATGACGGCCAACGGCGAACTGTTCACTCCCGACGGATTGACGGCAGCCCATAAGTATTTGCCACTCCCGACTCACGCACAAGTGACGAACCTCGAAAACGGACGGTCACTCATGGTGAGAGTCAATGACCGTGGCCCCTTTCCCAGTCGGCATAAGCCTGTCTCCGGGAAGAGAATCATTGATGTAAGCCGAGGGGCAGCCGAACAACTCGGGTTCGTCGAACAAGGTACCGCCCGAGTCCACCTCGAGACGATTCAGCTGCAAGAAGGATAAGCCGTGGCCAGATAACCGTTCATTCAGCAGCTGGCCCAATAGGCCGCCGCTTCAATCATTCACGAAAGAGAGTAAAGAGTACTGCGCCTCTGTTACGACGCCTACCGTTTAAGCCGGCTGGAGATCGCCGAGCCTGACGGATACAAGCTTCGACACACCCGGTTCTTCCATCGTCACGCCAAAAAGCGAATCAGCGATGCTCATCGTGCGTTTATTGTGCGTAATGACGAGAAATTGAGCATTCTGTGCCAGGTCTTTCAAGACCGCCGTAAAACGGCCGATGTTTTCCTCGTCCAGCGGCGCATCGATTTCATCCAACAGGCAGAACGGGGTCGGCCTGATGAGAAAACTCGCAAACAAGAGCGCCATCGCCGTCAACGTTTTTTCTCCACCCGACAGCATGGTAATGCTCTTCAGCCGTTTGCCGGGAGGTTGAGCCACAATCTCGATGCCAGGCTCTTGATTACCGGATGGCTCACCGTTCTCCAAAGGCAGTTCCTCGACCAACTGGAGCTCGGCCCGTCCCCCGGGGAAAAATTGCCCAAACACCTCGGTGAACTTCTGCTGCAATTCGTCGTAGGTGGCGGCAAACATCTCCTTCGTCGTCCGGTTAATACGCTGGATGATCTCCTTCAGCGAGGCAATCGAATTCGAAAGGTCTTGCTCTTGCGCCGACAAAAAGTTGTGCCTCTCCTCCAATTCCTGGTGCTCGCTGATCGCAGCCAGATTGATGGGCCCCATGCGATCCAGGCGATCACGGAGTTTCTGCAACTGCTCTTTCAGCTCCGCATCTGAACGCTCGTCCGTCTCTTGCGGCACGGCAACCTCCGCCTCGCCCGCCGACTCAACTGATTGCGGCGGAGCATCGACCAGGGTCAGTGGATCAAGTTGATAGGTGCCGGTCAGCGTACCCTCCACCGTCCCTAAGTGCAGACGCACCTCGGCGCGACGAACCTCCACGGTCATTCGAGCCTCTCGAACGACCGACATCCCTCGCCGCACCTCCTCTAAACCGGCTTCAAGTGTTTGACTCGCTGTCATGTGCTGCGCCTGTCGCTCCTGAGCCGCAATCAATTCACCCTTGATCCGCCCGGCGTTCTGACCGAGATCTTGGCACAGCGTCTCTTGCCGGACCTGTTCCTCCCGACTCTGCTCGATCAAACCCTTCAAGCTGTTGAGGTGTTCACCCAAGGTTCGCCGCCGCTCTTCAGCCTCCTGTATCTGCTGCGTGACACGAACCCGGTTCAGCTGTTCATGTTCTCGTTTGCCACGCAACCCCTCTACCGTCAGCTTAGCCTGAGTCACATGCTCCTGATGCTGGTTCATCGTCTGGTCAAGCAACCCCAAGCGCTCTCGTACTCGCGCCACCAAGGCATCCTGCCCGTTTTTCTCCGCAATCCATTGTCCCAATTGAGCCTGCACGGACTGTGATTCTTCCTCAACTCGACCTCGCTCAGTGAGGCCCTCCTGAATCTCCGCGTCCACAGCTTGCAAGCGATGGTCCAGATCCGTCAGCTTGTGTTGGAGCTGTTCTTCATCTTTGCGCAACGACAGATTCTGCATTTCCGCTTCGCGCAGGGCATCGCCGAGCTGGCGATCACGCTGGGTGAGCATCTGAATCTGTGCAACGACCATATCCCGCTGTTGCTTACTCTGATCAAGCTCAGTCACAAACGACTCTCGTTTGGCCTCAAGATCGATGACCTCTCGACGCCGTTCCAGCAGACCGGGCGTGCTTTGTACCTGGCCACCTGTCACGATACCCGAGGCATCCACCACTTCCCCATCCAACGTGACGAGAATCGGTCCGTGAGGAGCGCCCCATTCGGATCGCTCCCATAGCTGCAACGCCTGATCCAAGGACCGAATGATCACCACGCGATCGAACAAGACGTCACGAGCCGCCGTTTGCGCGGCATCCGTTTGGACCAGATCGACCGCTCGCCCCACCACGCCGGGTTCCGCAGCAATCGTCGCCCACCACGAGGGAGTCGAGGCCCCGTCCCATCGAGGACGCTGTGGGATAAAGCTGCCTCGTCCGAGCGTCTCTTGCTGGAGAAATCGAATCAGCCGTTTGCCGACCGACGGCTCATCTACAAACCATCCGCGCACACGCTCCCCCAGTACCGCCTCGACCGCACGCTCCATCCCCGACGGAACGACCAGCCACTCGGCGACCGCGTCCCGCACGCCCTCGCAAGACTTCAGAGCAGGACCTTGTTGGGTACCTTGCCGGCCATAGCCCATTTCTTCACGCACCACGCTTTGGAGCGCCTCAAGACGTGAATCGACTCCTGCCAATTCCTCCGAACGGCGCAGAATCACCTGATCCAAGGATTGCAGGCTCCCCGCAGCTTGAGCGGCCTCTTCCTGCACCGCGCGCAGCTCCGCACGCAGTTCGGACACCCGCCGATCGGCCTCTCCATACTCGTTCCGCAACGACTCATGCCGTTCGATCGCCGTAGCACGCTGGCCGCCGAGCTCCTCTCGCTCTCCCGTCAACCGTGCCCCGCGCCCTATGAGATCTTCCATCTTTCTCGCCAGTTGTGAGATGGCCTGTTCGGTATTCGCCACAAGCACGGCCAGCTGGAGCACATCCTTGCGGCCTCGCTCCTCCTCCGCGACGGCTGCTGCCCGCTGACCGACCAATCGCATCAGCTCCTGATCTAATTCCTCGAGCGCCTGAACCCGAAGCGTCATCTCCTCGTCCACCGACCGTAAGGACGTCTCGATCAGCTGCAACGTCTCAGCCACCTGGCCCTGCGCACGACCTAGCTCCTCGAGCTCAGCCGACTCCTGCACCTGTTGTTGTCCAAACAACTGCCCTCGACTCCGTTCGACTTCCGCCGCAGTCAACGCCTGGGCCTGTTGCTGCTCAACACCTGCCAATTCTTCACGAATCTTGGCGATAGTGTCGGACATGGTAATCGCATCGAGGCGGGCTTGTTCTAGATCGGTCGTGAGCCGAGCCTGCTCAGCCGCCTTCTCCGATTCTTGCTGGTCGAGATTCAGCACATCACTCTCGACCTCCTGTAACGCCTGCCGCAAGGTCCGGAACTCCTTGGTCAGCAGCGTCACTTCGATCTCACGCACCTCTCCTTGCAAGACCTGATAAGTTCGGGCTTGGCGCGCTTGACGCTCGAGGGAGTTCAACTGCTTTTTGACCTCAGCGACAATGTCTCGGACACGGAGGAGATTCTGTTGAGTCGATTCCAACTTACGCAGCGCTTCGGCCTTTTGCTTTTTATAGCGAATGATCCCGGCCGTCTCCTCGATCAATTCACGGCGATCCTGGGGGGACGCGTTCAAAATCTGGTCGATCTGCCCCTGGGCGATCACCGTATGCCCTTTGCTTCCCGCACGCGTGTCGAGCAGCAAACTGCGAATATCCTTGAGCCGGCAGTGGACCTTGTTGAGGAGATACTCGCTTTCGCCGTTACGATACAATCGGCGAGTAATCATCATCTCTTGCATTTCGGTCAATTCGTTGGGAAGGCTCGAGCTCCCATCGAGCTTCATCATCGTGGGGTCAAGCCCACCAATGACCAGAGAGACTTCGGCCATGCCCAGGGGCTTTCGGAGTTCGGTCCCATTAAA
The Candidatus Nitrospira nitrosa DNA segment above includes these coding regions:
- a CDS encoding MlaE family ABC transporter permease, which encodes MKFLEALGRWALTSVAEMGRMLIFVLSAFGWLARPPFRAIQTVKQLHFIGYKSTFVVVLTATFTGMVLALQGYHTLRKFGSEGLLGAAVAVSMIRELGPVLAALMVTARAGSAMTAEIGIMRITEQIDALDTMAVNPLQYLIAPKLVAGLIGVPLLVAIFDVVGIYGGHVVGVELLGVNAGTYWNSIESAVEWKDVYGGILKSISFGLIISWVCCYKGFFTKMSAEGLGNATTEAVVLSSVLILVWDYFLTALLFNL
- a CDS encoding phosphorylase family protein: MTPAGLFPPLSLIGQPGTRVAIFAATPWEMRAIRSAFHPLVKRTVGGIQTLVHAAEEQEYCLVQTGVGPEKARQCAARLLDNQSFSLIISTGFACALIAVGIGALLVGHEVVHSGEEGTESVLPISVPGEERDRMVRYTQAIIPAVRMGRFISTDQVIGTAREKRAFADKTQAIGLDMESAALAVEANRVRTPFIIIRTVSDLLDEDLPLDFNLFLRPTGWLKGIGTVLAAPSCLLGLGRLRRQSITAAEALTDFFRQYATTRAHQGRERASTPM
- the shc gene encoding squalene--hopene cyclase; protein product: MNLIKALFNRLSDSLLSGTPGRLDHATEFNPVAPLRLVSEKPVVLPALDTAAGRRPIGHAVGQPDSVDEAIKRSQSWFFARQHAEGYWVAELEADTTLTSEYLMLRRFLDRVDPKREEMAVQYLKSMQLPDGGWPIYYGGPSEISASVKAYFALKLSGVSADEPFMIRAKEGILAMGGVLQANVFTKITLALFEQYDWEGVPHMPVEIMLLPKKFYFSIYAISYWSRAVLIPLLIVFAHRPVCRIPRDQGIDELYSVPREEVRYWKYPPFNKDQAWFTPHNFFVALDAMLKLYDRMPMRALREKALHKAAAWMVDHIKGSGGLGAIYPAMANSIMALECLGYKADDPLVVKALREIEELEVYDSAMMDGERVSTVHLQPCFSPIWDTALLTNALIEAGVSQDHPSLQKAGRYLMSRQAKTVGDWIISSPSAEPGGWYFQFENELYPDVDDSAVVIMALSKLKIPEQEGELDESMRRGMQWVLAMQGSDGGWGAYDKDNNRVVFNYIPFADHKALLDPSTADLAGRCLEMLGALGYDQTHPSAGPALAFLKKEQEKDGSWYGRWGVNYIYGTWSVLAGLRAIGEDLSAPYIRRAVSWLESKQNSDGGWGESCLSYRDDGDDHGKGESTPSQTAWALMGLMSAGAVDSFSVARGVQFLLRQQTKDGSWQEIAHTGTGFPRVFYLRYHWYCQYFPLWALAMYRNVRSRGKTRADELRHHLKGADLPRAEH
- a CDS encoding septal ring lytic transglycosylase RlpA family protein — its product is MASWYGEETRRLPGGSMTANGELFTPDGLTAAHKYLPLPTHAQVTNLENGRSLMVRVNDRGPFPSRHKPVSGKRIIDVSRGAAEQLGFVEQGTARVHLETIQLQEG